The Megalobrama amblycephala isolate DHTTF-2021 linkage group LG1, ASM1881202v1, whole genome shotgun sequence genome segment gatcgcgctctgacaacggcagtgatgtctcgcgcttatacttcaatgagagctagacatcactgccgctgtcagagtgcgatcagacctcactaagcgaatgctgagcacagttggacatagtggtgtattagaggtaaaaaatgatataaatactgttcggtttctcacacaaaccgatcgtttcgtgtcttaggacatcaatgtgtcgtcacgagccgcagggtttaatttggacttgtctatgcaagttttatttactcttatagtagaagttcccatccactggcATTATTTGAAttacagacggcagcggttggagttaaaaatcatcatttgtgttctactgaagaaaaaaaagtcacctacatcttggatgcgctgggggtaagcagataaacatcaaattttcatttttgggtgaactatctctttaactaATGTGAAAGATCTgctgaaacatgttatttttccTCTCTCCTCCTGCAGGCCTTCAGTCTGGTTTCGTCACGCTGCCTCGTTTATCACGACTCGACCAAAGCTTTGCAGAAACATCTGAACTGCTCGGCACAGACAGTCGACGGAGTTCCCTACCGGAGAACAGCGATGTCTCGATAACACGATCTGATTCgctctcgtccttcacggtgGACCTCGGCCCCTCCCTCATGAGCGAGGTTCTGGAGCTGATCGACAACGCCTGCTGCCTCATTACGAGCCGACAGGgtcaggaggaggaggaagaggaggaaccGAGCTCTGTGTTTGAGACGGATCATAATCGGCCGACAACGGATGCTTCAGTCAGTCCTCCGATCAGAGCAGACGTCAGCATCGAGCCCAGGAGGTTCCAGCACGCTGCTAGCATGCTAGCTCGTCACTTTGGAGGAAGACCTGGAGAGGAGCGGCAGAGACCTGCATCTTTCAGACACACAAGGACACCGTACAGCTTCACTGAGACGGAGGAAGAAATCAAAGTATGAACAttagaaatatattaaagggatattacaaaccagtttgatttagtttttgatataatctttcattttatgtccatataaacattaaaatattttggaaTTAAGAATCTTGGACATTTTTAAAGGACCTGAAAGAGACCTGCTATAAAGTCTGTGCTTGAGTTGTCTGGAGCCTTTCTGTTAAAACAAGCATCGTTCAGATGAACAAACTTTGAGCtctaaatgtctttatttgTCACTTAAACTTGAAATCAAATGTATTCGATGACCCTGTACATAAATTCAAATGTACGTTCACATTCTTGCGTTGCTAATGTGTATATGCACCTAGTAAAAGGCAATTACCTGTACTAGTAGCCACTAGAGTTCATTAAACATT includes the following:
- the cdc42ep1b gene encoding cdc42 effector protein 1b; protein product: MSLGKLPAIKGLVSTSHGKRRFKSDLSVDMISPPLGDFRHTMHVGRGGDVFGDTSFLSNFGGSANNDGIRYPDSPSGSRTTRFLSRTLQHVRKPPMPRLRGGSRDFSSPPPPISPIIKNAISLPQLNMNNDGLLRVLLPTSTSSPDEPLCSYGLQSGFVTLPRLSRLDQSFAETSELLGTDSRRSSLPENSDVSITRSDSLSSFTVDLGPSLMSEVLELIDNACCLITSRQGQEEEEEEEPSSVFETDHNRPTTDASVSPPIRADVSIEPRRFQHAASMLARHFGGRPGEERQRPASFRHTRTPYSFTETEEEIKV